In Marinobacter salinisoli, the DNA window GCCACCACAATGTGGCCAAACAGGTGCAGGTAACAGGACGCATTGGCCAGCGCCCGGTCAGGGCTCTCGCTCATCAGGCTCTTGCCCAGGCTCTGCGTCACCTGAACGGCTTTCTGCAGAGTTTCACTCAGCGACAGCGCCCACTGCTGACAGCGTTCGGTGCTGGCAGCCGTCAGATCAATCTGCATCTGCTGCATCAGCAATTGCAGGCCGTGGCTCTGATCCTGCCAGACTTTCCGGCCCAGAAGATCCAGTGCCTGGATACCATTGGTGCCTTCGTGGATCGGGTTCAGGCGATTGTCGCGCCAGCACTGTTCGACCGGATATTCCCGGGTGTAACCTGCACCGCCATAGACCTGTATGGCGAGGTCGTTTGCTTTCGGACCGTATTCCGAGGGCCAGGCCTTGATCACCGGTGTCAGCAGATCCAGCAGCTTACCGGCCTCAAGCCGTTTCTGTTCTTCCGGGTGGGTGTGCTGATCGTCCATCAGGCGGGCACCATACAGGCACAACGCCAGCCCCCCTTCGCTGTAGGCTTTCTGGGCCAGCAACATCCGGCGCACGTCGGCGTGTTCGATGATGGGCACCTGAGGTGCTTCCGGGTTCTTCTCTGACGGTTTGCGCCCCTGTAAACGGTCTTTCGCGTACTCCAGGCTGTGCATGTAGCCCCGATAGCCAATGACCGCAGCGCCGAAGCCCACACCCAGACGGGCTTCATTCATCATCTGGAACATGTACTTCAGACCCTGATGAGGCTCACCCACCAGATAGCCATGGCAGGGTGCGTCGTCGCCAAAACTCAGTGCGGTGGAGGTCGTGCCCCGGTAACCCAGCTTGTGAATCAGGCCCGCCAGACTGACCCCGTTGCGCTCGGTGCTGTTGCCATCCTCATCCACACGGAACTTGGGCACGATGAACAGAGAAATACCCCTTACGCCAGCCGGTGCGCCTTTAATCTTGGCCAGCACCATATGAACGATGTTCTCGGTCAGGGATTGCTCGCCGCCAGAGATGTAGATCTTCGCGCCTTTGATCAGGTAATGGCCGTCATCCGTGGGCGAGGCAGAAGTGCGGATATCCGCCAGCGAAGAGCCGGCATGGGGCTCGGTCAGCGCCATGGTACCTGTAAAGCGGCCTGACAGCATGTGAGGCAGGAACGTTGTCTTTTGCTGCTCATCACCAAACACACGAATCAGGTTGGCCGCGGCGGTGGTCAGGAACGGGTAGCCAGCGGTGCCGGGATTAGCCGCTGTAAAAAACCCGTTGCAGGCGGCCATCACCGATTCCGGCAACTGCATGCCGCCCAGTTCGTAATCGTAGCGTCCGGCGAGAAAACCAGCCTCGGCGTAGGCGTCGAAGGCCTCCTTGACGTCCGGCAGCATCTCCACCGCGCCCTCGACGAACTGCGGCTCCTGCTTGTCGGCCGCGCTGTTGTGGCTGGCGAACTTGTCCCGCGCCATGCGGTCGGCCGTCTCAATCACCGCATCAAAGGTATCGCGGCTGTGCTCGCTGAAGCGCTCCCGGCCCGTCAGACTCTCGGTATCAAGGACTTCGTATAGTTGGAACGCCAGTTCGCGGCGGTCAATCAGCGTATCACTCATGCATAGTCTCCTGTGTGCGTTTGCACAGGGTGTCACAGCACCTCAGGATGATAAACCGGCATTGATGACATATTATTGGTCGAATCCGCCACCTTTGCCTTTAATCCACTGATTTAACGGAAAACACTATGCTCCGAGTGGCTGTAATTGGATTCGACGGTGCCCTGGCAAGTGCCATCACCGGCATCATTGACCTGTTCCGGCTGGCCGGCGTGTCCTGGGCACGCATCCACAACGAAGCCCCGGCCCCGCTTTTCGAGACCCGACTACTCACTGAAACCGGTGGGGCGTGCCGCTGCATCAACGGCATAACCCTGGTTGCCGATGGCCGCTGGGACACCGACGGCGATGCCGACATCGTCATTATTCCCACCATCGGCGCACTGATTGACACCGTGCTGGCCCAGAACCCCGGGCTGATTGGCTGGCTGAGCCGGCAAGACAGCCAGCACACCCTGGTGGCCAGCAACTGCACCGGTGCCTTCCTGCTGGCCGAGGCGGGACTGCTGGACGGCAAAGAAGCCACCACGCACTGGGGGTTCAGCAACCAGTTCCGGCAACGGTATCCCCGGGTTTACTGTCGCCCTGAAAAGCTGGTTACCGTGGATGGACGGGTCGCCTGTGCCGGCGGCGGCATGGCGTGGTGGGACCTGGGCATCTATCTGGTGGAACGCTACGCCGGACAAGAAGTGTCACGGCAACTGGCCAAGGCCTTTGTGATTGACGCGGGCAGAACCAGCCAGGCCCCCTACAGCGCCCTGCAGACCAAGCGATATCATAACGACCCCACCATTTTGAACCTGCAGATCTGGCTGGACACTAACTACGCCCGGCCGATCTCCCTCAAGGACTTGTCCGAGCAGAGCGGGCTGAGTGAGCGATCCCTGTTCCGGCGTTTCCGGACTGCCACCGGAGACACCCCCACCACCTATCTTCAACTGCTCCGCATTGAGCATGTCCGCCAGCAACTGGAGTCTTCCCGCCAACCTATTGAAGACATTATTCATGCAGCCGGGTACGAGGATGTCAGCTCGTTTTCCCGATTGTTCAAGAAACACACCGGGATGGCTCCCGGTGCCTACAGAGCCCGATTTGCCCGCTGAAATCTGTAACAGTGGCACGACGTATGCGTCAGTAATTTAGAAAGGCCAAAATACGTTGGTATTCGTAAAGAATTTTGACACCGGTGTTCAAATGGGAGGTAACCATGGACACACCAGCACGGCCAAACCAGACCGATATTCTTAACAAGCTGTATTGCATGAAGCAGAAGCAGCTGGCCAAAGCCCTGGAAAGCGGAAATAACCTTCGAAGTCAGGTTCTTGCCGCCGAGGCCGAGGCCATCTTCAACGCCATAAAGGCCGCCCGCTAACCTTTGCCTTCACCGTTCCCCGGAGCCAGACTTTTCCTCAGCCGTCGGCTCCATCGCTGTTTGGCATAGCGGCGAAGGTTAGAGACATTGTCAGTTTCGTCCATGATTTCGGTGCCCAAAAGTGTCTCTAATATGTCCTCCAGCGTCACTATGCCCAGCCAGGTCCCCAGCTGGTCGTAGACAACCGCCAAGTGCTGCCGCTCGCGCAACATGTCCGAGAACAAGAACTCTATGTTGGTGTTGCCCTTGACCTGTTTGATCTGACGCATATGGTCGAGCAGGTCGGCATCCGAGTCGAGGTTGAGAAGATCGGCGCGGTGCAGGTAACCCAGCGCCTCCCCCTCTTTATCGATCACCGGATACCGGGAAAACGGCGAATTCCGGACCTTCTCCCGGAACTCGTCCACCGTCGTGCCCGGCTCGATAAATTTGCACACCGTTCTGGGCGTCATCACAGCATCG includes these proteins:
- a CDS encoding acyl-CoA dehydrogenase, encoding MSDTLIDRRELAFQLYEVLDTESLTGRERFSEHSRDTFDAVIETADRMARDKFASHNSAADKQEPQFVEGAVEMLPDVKEAFDAYAEAGFLAGRYDYELGGMQLPESVMAACNGFFTAANPGTAGYPFLTTAAANLIRVFGDEQQKTTFLPHMLSGRFTGTMALTEPHAGSSLADIRTSASPTDDGHYLIKGAKIYISGGEQSLTENIVHMVLAKIKGAPAGVRGISLFIVPKFRVDEDGNSTERNGVSLAGLIHKLGYRGTTSTALSFGDDAPCHGYLVGEPHQGLKYMFQMMNEARLGVGFGAAVIGYRGYMHSLEYAKDRLQGRKPSEKNPEAPQVPIIEHADVRRMLLAQKAYSEGGLALCLYGARLMDDQHTHPEEQKRLEAGKLLDLLTPVIKAWPSEYGPKANDLAIQVYGGAGYTREYPVEQCWRDNRLNPIHEGTNGIQALDLLGRKVWQDQSHGLQLLMQQMQIDLTAASTERCQQWALSLSETLQKAVQVTQSLGKSLMSESPDRALANASCYLHLFGHIVVAWMWLRQANVAEAALPGAQPGSEENFYRGKLQAAQYFFHWELPTVAQDLVLLRNQDDTCLEMKAEWF
- a CDS encoding GlxA family transcriptional regulator; its protein translation is MLRVAVIGFDGALASAITGIIDLFRLAGVSWARIHNEAPAPLFETRLLTETGGACRCINGITLVADGRWDTDGDADIVIIPTIGALIDTVLAQNPGLIGWLSRQDSQHTLVASNCTGAFLLAEAGLLDGKEATTHWGFSNQFRQRYPRVYCRPEKLVTVDGRVACAGGGMAWWDLGIYLVERYAGQEVSRQLAKAFVIDAGRTSQAPYSALQTKRYHNDPTILNLQIWLDTNYARPISLKDLSEQSGLSERSLFRRFRTATGDTPTTYLQLLRIEHVRQQLESSRQPIEDIIHAAGYEDVSSFSRLFKKHTGMAPGAYRARFAR